In one Solanum dulcamara chromosome 1, daSolDulc1.2, whole genome shotgun sequence genomic region, the following are encoded:
- the LOC129902250 gene encoding pentatricopeptide repeat-containing protein At2g22070: protein MDHQNSQSFGSQSHFYVSFLQDSLKSKEPFPIKSIHGRIIKSGVHLSVFLMNNLINGYAKTGFLSYARKVFDVMPVRDTSSWNTILSGYSKGGLINEARSIFNEMTYRDSVSWTTMISGYNFVGRFQVAIQMFLEMVSASDHVLPTQYTFTSVLASCTEIRALHEGRRVHSFVVKFGLSSYVSVANSLLNMYAKSGDTNAAHIVFDGIAVKNTSSWNTLISLHMQTGQVDLALAQFEQMNEHDIVSWNSMVTGYNQHGFDVLALNMFSKMLKESSLEPDRYTLASALSACANLGELNVGKQIHAHLVRTEFDVSGAVGNSLICMYSRSGGVDIARRVLEKNRESSLNVIAFTALLDGYIKVGDISPARKIFDSLKDRDVVVWTAMIVGYVQNGFNDDAMELFRLMVKEGPDPNNYTLAAMLSVCSSVASLNHGKQIHSAAIKAGEALSVSVSNALITMYAKAGNISCARRVFDLIHLNRDTVSWTSMILALAQHGLGAEALQLFENMLALGMKPDHITYVGVLTACTHVGLVAQGRSYYKMMKEMHGIEPTSSHCACMIDLFGRAGLLEEAQDFIENMPIEPDVIAWGSLLASCRVHKKVELAKVAADRLLSIDPENSGAYSALANVYSACGKWAEAAKIRKSMKDKQVKKEQGFSWIQIKSVVHVFGVEDGLHPQRNAIYKTMEKIWKDIKKMGFIPDTESVLHDLDYEVKEQILRHHSEKLAIAFGLINTPENTTLRIMKNLRVCNDCHSAIKFISKLVGREIILRDATRFHHFKGGFCSCRDYW from the coding sequence ATGGATCATCAAAACTCACAATCCTTTGGCTCTCAATCACATTTCTATGTATCATTTCTGCAAGACAGCTTGAAATCAAAAGAACCATTTCCCATAAAGTCAATCCATGGCCGTATAATCAAATCAGGCGTCCATTTAAGTGTTTTCCTTATGAATAATCTCATCAATGGGTACGCGAAAACCGGGTTTTTATCGTATGCTCGTAAGGTGTTTGATGTAATGCCTGTGAGAGATACTTCTTCTTGGAATACAATTTTATCTGGGTATTCAAAAGGAGGTTTAATTAATGAAGCCCGTTCGATATTTAATGAAATGACTTATCGGGATTCTGTTTCGTGGACTACTATGATTTCTGGATATAATTTTGTTGGTCGTTTTCAGGTTGCAATTCAGATGTTTCTTGAGATGGTTAGTGCATCTGATCATGTTTTGCCGACACAGTACACGTTTACGAGTGTTCTTGCATCGTGTACTGAAATTAGAGCGTTACACGAGGGACGGAGAGTTCATTCCTTTGTTGTTAAATTTGGGTTGAGTAGTTATGTTTCTGTGGCGAATTCTCTGTTGAATATGTATGCTAAGTCAGGGGATACAAATGCAGCTCATATCGTTTTTGATGGGATAGCAGTGAAGAACACGTCGAGCTGGAATACATTGATCTCGTTGCATATGCAGACTGGTCAGGTGGATTTAGCGTTGGCACAATTTGAGCAAATGAATGAGCATGACATAGTTTCATGGAACTCAATGGTTACGGGCTATAATCAGCATGGCTTTGATGTTCTAGCTCTTAATATGTTTTCTAAAATGCTTAAAGAATCATCGCTGGAACCTGATAGATATACTTTAGCCAGTGCTTTATCAGCTTGTGCTAATCTTGGGGAATTAAATGTAGGAAAACAAATCCATGCTCATCTTGTCAGAACTGAATTCGACGTGTCAGGAGCTGTTGGAAATTCTTTGATTTGCATGTATTCCCGAAGCGGTGGCGTAGACATTGCTCGAAGAGTattagagaaaaatagagagtcCAGTCTAAATGTAATTGCATTTACAGCACTACTGGATGGGTACATAAAGGTTGGTGATATAAGTCCAGCAAGGAAGATTTTTGACTCATTGAAGGACCGCGATGTAGTTGTTTGGACAGCCATGATTGTTGGTTATGTTCAAAATGGCTTTAATGATGATGCGATGGAACTCTTTAGGTTAATGGTTAAAGAAGGGCCAGACCCGAATAATTATACTCTAGCAGCAATGTTAAGTGTCTGTTCAAGTGTGGCATCGTTAAATCATGGTAAGCAAATCCACTCAGCAGCCATTAAGGCAGGGGAAGCGTTATCAGTTTCTGTTAGCAATGCCCTGATAACTATGTATGCCAAGGCTGGAAATATCAGCTGTGCAAGGAGAGTATTTGATTTGATACACCTGAACAGAGACACGGTCTCTTGGACTTCGATGATCTTGGCTTTAGCTCAGCATGGACTTGGAGCTGAAGCCTTGCAATTGTTTGAGAATATGCTTGCACTTGGAATGAAGCCTGATCATATAACATATGTTGGTGTTCTTACTGCTTGCACACATGTAGGATTGGTTGCTCAAGGCCGTAGTTATTACAAAATGATGAAAGAGATGCATGGAATTGAACCGACGTCTAGCCATTGTGCTTGCATGATTGACCTCTTTGGTCGTGCTGGATTACTAGAAGAAGCACAAGACTTCATAGAAAATATGCCAATCGAACCAGATGTGATCGCATGGGGTTCACTTTTAGCATCTTGTAGAGTTCACAAAAAAGTGGAGCTAGCCAAAGTTGCAGCTGACAGATTGCTTTCAATTGATCCCGAAAACAGTGGGGCATACTCAGCACTTGCCAATGTGTATTCTGCTTGTGGAAAATGGGCAGAAGCTGCTAAGATAAGAAAATCAATGAAGGATAAGCAGGTCAAGAAAGAACAAGGATTTAGCTGGATTCAAATAAAAAGCGTAGTCCATGTCTTTGGGGTTGAAGATGGGCTTCATCCGCAGAGAAATGCTATTTACAAGACAATGGAAAAAATCTGGAAAGATATCAAAAAGATGGGGTTCATTCCAGACACCGAGTCAGTGCTTCATGATCTTGATTATGAGGTGAAAGAGCAGATTCTTAGACATCATAGTGAGAAGCTTGCAATTGCATTTGGGTTGATAAATACCCCGGAGAATACTACTTTAAGGATCATGAAGAACCTTCGAGTTTGTAATGACTGTCACTCGGCAATCAAATTTATCTCCAAGCTTGTAGGGAGAGAAATCATTCTGAGGGATGCCACTCGTTTTCACCATTTCAAAGGAGGTTTCTGCTCATGTCGTGACTATTGGTAG